In Nakaseomyces glabratus chromosome I, complete sequence, the sequence GAACCGATTTTGCCATTTAATTCATCCATTAAATAAGCTACGATTTATGTGATACATTTCACACTCATAAACTGGCAATACAAACACTCCCAAAACTGTAAGAAACGCACAAGATACTTGATACAAAATGTTAGTTGTATAGACTACAGACCAATTAGCCTCATACCTCTAAATACTTCATGATAGCTTTCTATTATCTCAACCAAGGTTTAATTCAAATATTGGAAGCGATATTGATTTAAACAGAGGGGCATAGCAGATCATGTGAAATATTCGTCAAGAGTAATAATATGCTATCATAAACCAAATTTGCCACTGTGTAAATCAGTAACAGGTTGGCAACTTGGCCGAGTGGTTAAGGCGAAAGATTAGAAATCTTTTGGGCTCTGCCCGCGCAGGTTCGAATCCTGCAGTTGtcgttatttttttactcTTGCAGAGTTCAAGTCTGGTAATACACAATATATGTTTGTAGAGTTAAGCTTCTACTGCTTTCCTATGATTATATTTGCAGCATCTATCAAATAGTAGTATTTTACACCCTGTCTACCTTGTTCTCACAGATTAGGCATTGGTGTTACTGAAGGATTACGTAAGGTTACTACAACTCCCTATTGTCACTTTCAAGTCATAACTTTGAACCTTGGAACAGTACAGTTACAACTTCCTAGTCGAAACCATTTTGCCCACTCGTATCGAAGTGCTGTTCATAGTGCGAATGCATATGTGCTACTATGTGATAGTATAGATTTACGAACTTCGTGATAGGGGTAGTCGGAGCATAATGCGCACAGGAGATAGTTTAAGCTTTTACTCACTTAATTTATTTGAGTTCAGAACACTAGCACTCTCCCACTATTATCTTACTTTTTCAGGGTGATCAGCTGTCATACTGACATCTGAGtattatttaatttgtTATTTAGCGATTTGATATTAAACGGCATGCCGAATACAACACTGTGGTATACATAAACATTACCCTTTTTCATTAACAATGACCAAAGTTAGTGTGAGGACGACAATTAAGTTGTATTAAGCCCAAAATAACTAGCTTAATTTGCGGCACCTACTATTGAACAGTGCTTTTTCTAAACATTTTTCATCCTAGTTATTTATAAGAGGAGCATTACTAGTTATAATTTGAATCACTCGAATGAATCTCATTATTGGGTCTGACAATACTATTGATGTGGAGAAATATGACAAGATAGTCCAAACATTTTACACTAGCAATAGCCAAGGTTGGGCTCAGGCGCAGCAGGTCTTGGACGagtttcaaagaaatgagGACTCGTGGTTATATGTCGATAAAATCCTGCAGTTTTCCTCTAATGTGCAAGGCAAGTACATTGCGCTATCGGTGTTAGATAACATGGTAACAGGAGGCTGGTATGAACTGCCCCAAGAGCAAAAACTGGGAGTACGAAACTTCTTAGTTGGCTTTATTTTGTACGTTTGTGAGAAGAACAAACCCAATGAGAGCTTTATGCTTAGGAAGGCGGATTTAGTGCTTATTGAAATCTTGAAGAGAGAGTGGCCAGATAATTGGCCCTCTTTTTTGGATGAATTAATTTCGAGTTCCCAAAGCTCACCGCAAGTATGTTACAACAACTTGAAAATACTAAGTTTGTTAGCGGAAGAGGTTTTTAAACCACTAAAAAAGAACCAAACTAAAGCAAAAGCATTACAACTGATATACAACCTTAATGCAAATGCGGAGaaaatttgtaatttttgTACAGAATTATTAAAGATGGACTATTCGAGCGAAATGACTGTCGCTTCTCTGAATACAATTaaactctttcttctctgGCTTCCAAAGGATTGCTTCAACAGCTTGGAATTATGGGGGGTACTGACATTACTGAGCAGAAGCGAACCAAGTATAAGATACCATGTAATTCAATGCCTAATTCAAGTGCTTGATCTAGATTTCGCTTTAGTAGAGACAATAAGATCAAATGAAcgtttttcttcatctctcATAAGCTGTTTTATAAGTATTATAAACCAAACTGCTtgtgaaataaaaacaacaGACACTAAATGGTACAAGTTTTACCTAGAATTGCCTATAGATGGCGAGGAGTACTTGAAGGAATTGGCGAAATTTCTTACCAAATTTCTCATAAACCATTCCACAGCAATGGATAACACTCCAAATGTAAGGGGAATTATTTACGAAGCACACAGATGTATCCTAAGATTAATGGAGCTACCCAATATAGAGATTTTGGAGTATACTTGTGAATATTGGCATCAACTTGTATTTAAATCACTCACCAAACAACAAGATATTGGCTATAATCTAACACATACTCATCCATTACCACAGAGAAGGAATTCTATTGATCGCGATAACTTCgaattttttgaagagGTAAGGGAATACCTCATTTGGAATTTAACAAAACCAGATGACATTCATAACTTATTTGCATCTACAACTGGTTTAATTGATGAATCCGAACAATCAAACTTATATAACATACAGCGTGAAACTTTAATATACCTCACTAATTTGGAGTATACAAAAACCTTAGGAATGATTCAGAATGAGATAAATCAGTGGCTAAATCAACCAATAACTGAGATAGGTCATTTCAATTCTGTTTGTTGGTCAATAGCAACTTTAGCAGGCCAACTACCAAGTAAAATAGAAGATGAGTTTATAATAACTATTATGAAGATCATGATGCAGATAGAAGAATATAACCAATCCCAGGAAATGAAAACGCATATTCAGTACAATATGATCTATATCATCACAAAATATACTCGATTTTTGAAGAGTAACTGGATCTCTTTAAAAGCAATCACTGGTCGCCTAATTATAATAATTCAGAGCGCAGATACACCACTAAGAGATCAGGCCGCTATAGCTCTTGGACGATTGCTCGCACAATGTGCCTCATCATATATTTATCcgcaagaagaaaatgaacCCCCTTATATTGACATTATCATAAGGCAATCTTCTATTATATTGGGTTACTTATCTCCAGAGCAACAAACTCAGCTCATCAAATCCCTCCAAATTGCTGTTTATATGGACCCCAGATCTGttgaaaagcaaaaaaatatccaTCTCATCATTCATGATACCATGAATGAGTGGAATGCAGTTTTAATGAAGTTTAGGGATGGAATAAACAACTTCAATGATATGGCCAGACTTCAAAAGTTAAACCATTTAATACACGTCTTGGATGTCACCTGCAAAGAACttaaagaatattttaattCACATTTAGAAAGAATAATTCCTGATATCTCATTTCTGCTACAGAATCTATCTCATTTTGTTATCACCTATATGGATGACAAACAATGGAAGGGAAATAACAACGGAAGCAAAAATCTTGCAGTAGAGATTTACTCAGGTATTTTAAGTTTATTGAACACCTCCATCGATCATGgaacaaatgaaaattcACAATCACTTACAATTAGAGCCTCAAAAATTGTAGATGCATTCTTATCAACTTATTCGAACGGAATGGGACAAATCCTCAATGGGGAGGACATAAACTTATCTTTAGCACTTCTGAAGAAGTTGGGGCGGAACTTTGATAAGTATAATAAACAACTTCTAACCATATTAATTGATTCAGCCTTAGCATATGGCGATAGAGCAAGTCCAGATCAATCTATCACATTAGTCAAATCTATGTCTTATATAATAGGATCTTGCTTCGAAACAATACTTGCATTGAAAGCGTCATACTGTGGCGATATTTGTCAATACACAATGCTTTCTGCGATAAATTCTGACTCTGATGTGAAGCTCATCTCCTGGAGATCTCTAATATCGATACTAAacaaatttaaaaattataagGATGATCAGATACAAAATGAGTTCCTTGcaagtttttatttcccCTTACTTcaactaatattttcaacaaTCACTGATAAGTCCTTTGATGTTGTATTTGAAGAACAGTGCCAATTATTATCAGATTTACTCATCATTGCATCCGAAAATGATATAGTACTCTATGCATTTATCACCTCCAAAAATGATACAAACTTCAATGTTGTGCAAGAGTTTTTATTAAACGAGATACTGAATAATAGTAAACTCAAAGCAGATCAAGCTCATGAAATAGTTTTATCTTTGATTTCACTAGCTGGCGATAGGAACGCcataaaaaataagttaGAAGATTTCAAGGCCATGTCAAAAGAGGCCTGTGCTTCATCCGCAGATGtgtttgaagaagaaaattatCACCAATACGAAGTACTAATCAAATCTCAGGCTATCAAAAGACACAACGATTATACCGTTACTGACTAGTCATGGCTACCCTTTTTGATTGGATGATAAGTTATAGATGTTACAACTCATTTATTTACATACATAAAAACATATAGTTAGcataaaatttaatgataaagaggtaattattcttttttacCTAGATGAATGATATTTACTATTtacattttgttttttaatGAATAATAATTTCTCGAGGAAAGTTGAATTGTATCTTGTTAGCAACAGAGATGATCAAATTAAACTTAACAAAAAAGTACAAAGTGGGGTACGGTAGCATATACTCTTGATGATAGatatcattttattttctttgccTTCAACTTGATCGTTTCGCCATTCACATATATTCCTTTACCCTTATAAGGCTCAGGTGGATGGAAGTCTCTTAGTTTGGCTGCAAAGAGTAGTACCTGTTGCTTGTCACTACCTTCGATAATTAATGAAGTTAGTGATGGAGATTTCACTGTGATACCCTCGGGTACATCTAAACCTTGCTTTATCGAGGCCCCCACTTTAATATTCACAAACTTACCGTCATTTTCCAAACGTGCACCGTAACCAGTACCGACAAACTTCAGTATCGCCATATGGCCCTCAGTAACACCTACAATATGATTATTTACAAGCGATCTTACTGTCCCCCACATACTTTTCTGCAACTTGCTTTCATTATCCTTTACAGAGATCGTCACTTTCCCAGAATCCTTGTCCTTTTCCATCGAGATGAAATCTGGGACTTCAAGTTTAAGAGTCCCCTTAGGACCTTCCACAGATATAACCTGGGCAAGCGAAAGAAGCCCTCTACCTTTCCTGATAGTCTTGGCCACGCTCATAGGCCCAATGGAAACGTTCACCTCCGGCGCAACATAAATAGGCATAGACCCCACATGAGACTGCACCGCTCGGCTCACTGAGAACGCTCTCCTACCAAATATAGTTCTAATCATCTTCTAATGAGTTCTGCTGTTAATTAATCTATTGGTCTGTATTAAATAGTTCAAGAGAGTACTCTAATCACTTGACTTTGATATAAGAGTCCTTCAAGCTTGCAAACTTCGGGATTGGCCTCGAAGACGTTAGTAGGTGATGATACCTCAAGGAGACGTAGAAAGAGGTGTTGCTGAATACACGAGTAGGAGCAGTCAAGTAGCGCCTTACTCAGCTCTTCATATACCAATAAGTATGCTAGGCTGTGTTTTAGAAGTGCAATTCTAATAACTAGTAGTATTACTAGAGGATGGGCACCAATGCGTTATACTTCATGTAGGTACTATGGAATTAGGCTTCCTGCAAGTGTTTCTTCGTCTGATCGTACGGGACCGGTGAAAAATTTCGAGAaacttgcgatgagctaaatctgcgatgagcttcatTTAATACATACATGAAATGGACAACTTATATATGCATATTTAGTCTATATAAACAGGGATAAGCACAATAATACAATAGGACAACAAGGATGGTTAGGAAGTTGAAGCATCATGAGCAGAAGCTGCTGAAAAAGGTGGATTTCCTGGACTGGAAGCAGGACCAAGGACACCGTGATACTCAGGTAATGAGGACATACCACATACAGAACCGTGAGGATTACCACAAATACAACAGGATATGTGGTGACATAAGGAAGATTGCGCACAGATTGTCTCTATTGCCGCCTAGTGATCCGTTCCGTAGGAAACAGGAGCAAATGTTGCTGGATAAGCTGTACAACATGGGCATCTTAGCCACAAAGTCTAAAATTTCAGACCTAGAAAACAAAGTAACAGTGAGTG encodes:
- a CDS encoding uncharacterized protein (CAGL0I01782g~Has domain(s) with predicted Ran GTPase binding, protein transporter activity, role in intracellular protein transport and nuclear pore localization), translated to MNLIIGSDNTIDVEKYDKIVQTFYTSNSQGWAQAQQVLDEFQRNEDSWLYVDKILQFSSNVQGKYIALSVLDNMVTGGWYELPQEQKLGVRNFLVGFILYVCEKNKPNESFMLRKADLVLIEILKREWPDNWPSFLDELISSSQSSPQVCYNNLKILSLLAEEVFKPLKKNQTKAKALQLIYNLNANAEKICNFCTELLKMDYSSEMTVASLNTIKLFLLWLPKDCFNSLELWGVLTLLSRSEPSIRYHVIQCLIQVLDLDFALVETIRSNERFSSSLISCFISIINQTACEIKTTDTKWYKFYLELPIDGEEYLKELAKFLTKFLINHSTAMDNTPNVRGIIYEAHRCILRLMELPNIEILEYTCEYWHQLVFKSLTKQQDIGYNLTHTHPLPQRRNSIDRDNFEFFEEVREYLIWNLTKPDDIHNLFASTTGLIDESEQSNLYNIQRETLIYLTNLEYTKTLGMIQNEINQWLNQPITEIGHFNSVCWSIATLAGQLPSKIEDEFIITIMKIMMQIEEYNQSQEMKTHIQYNMIYIITKYTRFLKSNWISLKAITGRLIIIIQSADTPLRDQAAIALGRLLAQCASSYIYPQEENEPPYIDIIIRQSSIILGYLSPEQQTQLIKSLQIAVYMDPRSVEKQKNIHLIIHDTMNEWNAVLMKFRDGINNFNDMARLQKLNHLIHVLDVTCKELKEYFNSHLERIIPDISFLLQNLSHFVITYMDDKQWKGNNNGSKNLAVEIYSGILSLLNTSIDHGTNENSQSLTIRASKIVDAFLSTYSNGMGQILNGEDINLSLALLKKLGRNFDKYNKQLLTILIDSALAYGDRASPDQSITLVKSMSYIIGSCFETILALKASYCGDICQYTMLSAINSDSDVKLISWRSLISILNKFKNYKDDQIQNEFLASFYFPLLQLIFSTITDKSFDVVFEEQCQLLSDLLIIASENDIVLYAFITSKNDTNFNVVQEFLLNEILNNSKLKADQAHEIVLSLISLAGDRNAIKNKLEDFKAMSKEACASSADVFEEENYHQYEVLIKSQAIKRHNDYTVTD
- the MRPL6 gene encoding mitochondrial 54S ribosomal protein uL6m (CAGL0I01804g~Ortholog(s) have structural constituent of ribosome activity and mitochondrial large ribosomal subunit, nucleus localization) yields the protein MIRTIFGRRAFSVSRAVQSHVGSMPIYVAPEVNVSIGPMSVAKTIRKGRGLLSLAQVISVEGPKGTLKLEVPDFISMEKDKDSGKVTISVKDNESKLQKSMWGTVRSLVNNHIVGVTEGHMAILKFVGTGYGARLENDGKFVNIKVGASIKQGLDVPEGITVKSPSLTSLIIEGSDKQQVLLFAAKLRDFHPPEPYKGKGIYVNGETIKLKAKKIK
- the IMP3 gene encoding snoRNA-binding rRNA-processing protein IMP3 (CAGL0I01826g~Ortholog(s) have snoRNA binding activity, role in rRNA processing, ribosomal small subunit biogenesis and Mpp10 complex, small-subunit processome localization), translated to MVRKLKHHEQKLLKKVDFLDWKQDQGHRDTQVMRTYHIQNREDYHKYNRICGDIRKIAHRLSLLPPSDPFRRKQEQMLLDKLYNMGILATKSKISDLENKVTVSAICRRRLPVVMHRLRMAETIKDGVKFIEQGHVRVGPNLITDPAYLVTRNMEDYVTWTDNSKIKKNVLKYRNQIDDFELS